One genomic window of uncultured delta proteobacterium includes the following:
- a CDS encoding hypothetical protein (Evidence 5 : No homology to any previously reported sequences): MSIPEHCARIKKKSRLSGKMLLPDCGNAFYKRRGPYHVSSKTRRKFFCFRSLFLFTGDARVKNNPDVRMAG; the protein is encoded by the coding sequence GTGAGCATACCGGAACATTGTGCAAGAATCAAGAAAAAATCTAGACTTTCGGGGAAGATGCTTTTGCCGGACTGCGGCAACGCCTTTTATAAAAGGAGAGGACCGTATCACGTATCCAGCAAAACCCGCCGAAAGTTTTTTTGCTTCCGGTCCTTGTTTTTATTCACGGGTGACGCTAGGGTAAAAAACAATCCTGATGTCCGTATGGCGGGCTGA
- a CDS encoding conserved hypothetical protein (Evidence 4 : Homologs of previously reported genes of unknown function), producing MRLVTRSDFDGLVCGVLLKVEGLVDRYAFVHPKDLQDGLFAVDKKDILANVAYAPGCGMWFDHHSSEIERVGGSPVEGLVKVAPSCARVIWEYYGGHAKFSAHLDSLLDAVDKVDSGMLTADDVNNPKGWTLLGFVMDPRTGIQNQSGFALSPYDLMIKLIDACAVMPADEVLALPDVAQRCERYFAQEALFRNMLSQCSRQTGNVLVTDLRNQEEIYGGNRFTAYAMYPDCNVSVQVMWGYKKQRVILSVGHSILNRTSKADIGKLMLRYGGGGHVRVGTCQVPVDRADAVLAEIVAAVTE from the coding sequence ATGCGTCTCGTTACCCGCTCCGATTTTGACGGTCTTGTATGCGGCGTGTTGCTGAAGGTGGAAGGCCTTGTGGACCGCTATGCCTTTGTGCACCCCAAGGATTTGCAGGACGGTCTTTTCGCGGTTGATAAAAAAGATATTCTGGCGAACGTCGCGTACGCTCCGGGTTGCGGCATGTGGTTCGACCACCACTCCAGCGAGATCGAACGCGTGGGCGGCTCTCCCGTCGAGGGGCTGGTGAAGGTCGCGCCGAGCTGCGCCAGGGTCATCTGGGAATATTACGGCGGGCACGCGAAGTTTTCCGCGCACCTGGACAGCCTCCTTGATGCCGTGGACAAGGTGGACAGCGGCATGCTTACCGCTGACGACGTCAATAACCCCAAAGGCTGGACGCTGCTGGGGTTTGTCATGGACCCGAGAACGGGCATCCAGAACCAGTCCGGGTTCGCGCTGAGTCCTTACGATCTGATGATCAAGCTCATCGACGCCTGCGCCGTCATGCCGGCGGACGAAGTTCTGGCCCTGCCTGACGTGGCGCAACGGTGCGAGCGCTATTTCGCTCAGGAAGCGCTGTTCAGGAACATGCTTTCGCAGTGCTCGCGGCAGACGGGCAACGTGCTCGTGACGGATTTGCGCAATCAGGAAGAAATTTACGGCGGCAACCGGTTTACAGCCTATGCGATGTACCCGGACTGCAACGTGAGCGTCCAGGTCATGTGGGGATATAAAAAACAGCGCGTTATTTTATCGGTCGGCCACTCCATCCTCAACCGCACCAGCAAGGCGGATATCGGCAAACTGATGCTGCGGTACGGGGGGGGCGGGCATGTCCGCGTGGGGACCTGCCAGGTTCCGGTGGACAGGGCCGACGCGGTTCTGGCGGAGATTGTCGCCGCCGTTACGGAATAG
- a CDS encoding conserved membrane hypothetical protein (Evidence 4 : Homologs of previously reported genes of unknown function), whose protein sequence is MPSLDFRKLSLSIPWNIFLLTVGGIIYAFGLKAFAVPHELISGGIFGVGMLIYYQTGWLTVAAWYAILCIPVVIIGWLGLSRRFVLYSLYATAVTTVAAEFIIYAAPVDNALLAAIAAGTTCGVGSGIMLRSLGSDGGLTIVSMVLYQKYNVKIGGFSLMFNIILFSFALVYRDLNTVLYSIILVYVISGIVDYSMEFTNQRKAVFIVSDTAEIISQEIMEKLRRGVTYLYTKGAYTNQERYMILVVVHNYQLKRLEELVYRLDPKAFIIIENTFNVLGRGFSERKIY, encoded by the coding sequence ATGCCGTCGCTGGATTTCAGAAAACTCTCGCTGAGCATACCGTGGAACATCTTTTTGCTCACCGTGGGCGGGATTATTTACGCTTTTGGCCTTAAAGCTTTCGCCGTTCCGCATGAACTGATTTCCGGGGGGATTTTCGGGGTCGGCATGCTTATTTACTACCAGACGGGCTGGCTGACCGTTGCCGCCTGGTATGCCATTTTGTGCATCCCGGTCGTCATCATAGGCTGGCTGGGCCTGAGCCGCCGGTTTGTGTTATACAGCCTGTACGCCACGGCCGTAACCACGGTGGCGGCGGAGTTTATCATCTATGCCGCGCCCGTGGACAACGCGCTCCTGGCGGCCATCGCGGCGGGCACGACCTGCGGGGTCGGCAGCGGCATCATGCTGCGCTCGCTGGGGTCCGACGGCGGGCTGACCATCGTGTCCATGGTGTTATACCAAAAATATAACGTCAAAATCGGCGGGTTCAGCCTGATGTTCAACATCATCCTGTTCAGCTTCGCGCTGGTGTACAGGGATTTGAACACGGTTCTGTATTCCATCATTCTGGTGTATGTGATTTCCGGCATCGTGGATTATTCCATGGAGTTCACCAACCAGCGCAAGGCGGTTTTCATCGTCTCGGACACCGCGGAGATCATATCCCAGGAGATCATGGAGAAATTGCGGCGGGGCGTGACGTATCTCTACACCAAGGGCGCCTATACCAACCAGGAGCGGTACATGATTCTGGTCGTGGTGCACAACTACCAGCTCAAGCGGCTGGAGGAACTGGTCTACCGGCTGGACCCCAAGGCGTTCATCATCATAGAGAACACCTTCAACGTGCTTGGCCGCGGTTTTTCGGAACGGAAAATATACTGA
- the dsvC gene encoding Sulfite reductase, dissimilatory-type subunit gamma — translation MADVSFQGKNFEVDEDGFLLRFEDWCPEWVEFVKESEGITDITGDHQKIVDFLQDYYKKNGIAPMVRILSKNTGFKLKEIYELFPSGPGKGACKMAGLPKPTGCV, via the coding sequence ATGGCTGACGTGAGCTTTCAGGGCAAAAACTTTGAAGTCGACGAAGACGGCTTCCTGCTTCGTTTTGAAGACTGGTGTCCCGAGTGGGTCGAATTCGTCAAGGAATCCGAAGGGATTACCGACATCACCGGCGACCACCAGAAAATTGTCGACTTCCTCCAGGACTACTACAAGAAAAACGGCATCGCTCCCATGGTCCGGATTCTGTCCAAGAACACCGGCTTCAAACTGAAAGAAATTTATGAACTCTTCCCCTCCGGTCCCGGCAAAGGCGCCTGCAAAATGGCCGGCCTGCCCAAGCCCACCGGTTGCGTGTAA